A single genomic interval of Dyella sp. GSA-30 harbors:
- the thiE gene encoding thiamine phosphate synthase has translation MHPVRFSGRGLYIITDGPRLDLLAVTRQALEGGARVLQYRDKTPDHARRREEALALKALCAEFGVPMIVNDDVALAHAADADGVHLGEDDGDIAAARATLGAQAIIGVSCYDSIDRARAMAAAGADYVAFGAFFSSPTKPDARRAPPELLRQSAALGVPRVAIGGITPDNGGDLIDAGADYLAVISAVFGADDVRAAARRFADLFPHSTPNGPTR, from the coding sequence ATGCACCCTGTTCGATTTTCCGGCCGCGGCCTCTACATCATCACCGACGGCCCCCGCCTCGACCTGCTTGCCGTGACGCGCCAGGCGCTGGAAGGCGGCGCCCGGGTACTGCAATACCGCGACAAGACCCCGGATCATGCCCGGCGGCGCGAGGAAGCCCTGGCGCTGAAAGCCCTTTGCGCCGAATTCGGCGTGCCGATGATCGTCAATGACGATGTCGCACTGGCACATGCCGCAGATGCCGACGGCGTCCATCTGGGCGAAGACGATGGCGATATTGCTGCCGCGCGAGCAACCCTGGGCGCACAGGCGATCATTGGCGTGTCCTGTTACGACAGCATCGATCGGGCTCGGGCCATGGCGGCGGCGGGTGCCGATTACGTCGCCTTCGGCGCGTTTTTCTCCTCGCCCACTAAGCCGGATGCCCGCCGCGCTCCACCTGAGCTGTTGCGGCAGAGCGCCGCGCTGGGCGTGCCGCGGGTAGCGATCGGCGGCATCACACCGGACAATGGCGGCGATCTGATCGACGCGGGCGCCGATTACCTGGCCGTGATCTCCGCCGTATTCGGCGCCGACGACGTACGCGCCGCCGCGCGCCGATTTGCCGATCTCTTTCCCCATTCAACGCCTAACGGACCGACCCGATGA
- a CDS encoding rubredoxin → MSPSSDTTTLRKWMCVVCGFIYDEAEGLPDEGIAPGTRWADVPDTWTCPDCGATKEDFEMIEID, encoded by the coding sequence ATGAGTCCTAGCTCCGATACCACCACCCTGCGCAAATGGATGTGCGTCGTTTGCGGTTTCATTTACGACGAAGCCGAGGGTCTGCCTGACGAAGGCATTGCGCCCGGAACGCGCTGGGCCGATGTGCCGGACACCTGGACCTGCCCGGATTGCGGTGCGACCAAGGAAGATTTCGAGATGATCGAAATCGACTGA
- a CDS encoding DUF192 domain-containing protein, whose amino-acid sequence MMKRLPLSVPILALALMAGSALAANAAKTPSVALHGKTFSTELALDDAGREHGLMDRTRLAADHSMLFVFPNAETRYFWMKNTLIPLDILYFDKDRKLIAIAAEAQPCKADPCKVYSSYGSAQYVLELAGSVAKQAGIQVGDELTINGDVSGAR is encoded by the coding sequence ATGATGAAACGCCTGCCGCTTTCCGTGCCCATCCTTGCCCTGGCTCTTATGGCGGGCTCTGCTCTGGCCGCCAACGCGGCGAAGACACCCAGCGTCGCCCTGCACGGGAAGACCTTTTCGACCGAACTGGCGCTCGATGACGCCGGCCGCGAGCACGGCCTGATGGATCGCACCCGGCTGGCAGCCGATCACAGCATGCTGTTCGTGTTTCCCAATGCCGAAACGCGCTACTTCTGGATGAAGAACACGCTCATCCCGCTGGACATCCTGTATTTCGATAAGGATCGCAAGCTGATCGCGATCGCTGCGGAGGCACAGCCGTGCAAGGCCGATCCGTGCAAGGTCTATTCGAGTTACGGATCGGCCCAGTACGTACTGGAGCTGGCCGGTAGCGTGGCCAAACAGGCCGGGATTCAGGTCGGCGACGAGTTGACGATCAATGGCGACGTGAGCGGCGCACGCTGA
- the fabV gene encoding enoyl-ACP reductase FabV gives MIIHPKVRGFICITAHPVGCEKNVLEQIEITKAAGVSASGPKRVLVIGASTGYGLASRITAAFGYGAATLGVFFEKPSSDTKTGTAGWYNSAAFDKLAKQAGLYSKSINGDAFSDETRARAIELIKQEMGGQIDLVVYSLASPVRKLPATGELVRSSLKTIGETFTASSVDTNRDTVVQVSVEPATEQEIKDTVTVMGGEDWALWIEALSKAGVLADHAKTVAYSYVGTEITWPIYWHGTLGQAKQHLDNTARNLRSQYAAQHLDAYVGVMKSVVTQASAAIPVIPLYVSMVFRIMKEKGIHEGTIEQINRLFHDRLYRQDAKTPDTDSEGRLRLDDWELRDDVQQACKDMWPTVTTDNLWEQTDYAGYRQDFLRLFGFKRKDVDYDADVDPNVTFDVVEL, from the coding sequence GTGATCATCCATCCCAAGGTTCGTGGCTTTATCTGCATCACTGCGCATCCGGTCGGCTGCGAGAAAAACGTGCTCGAGCAAATCGAGATCACCAAGGCTGCCGGCGTTTCCGCGTCGGGCCCCAAGCGTGTGCTGGTGATTGGTGCATCCACGGGCTATGGACTGGCATCGCGTATCACCGCGGCGTTCGGTTACGGCGCGGCAACCCTCGGTGTGTTCTTCGAGAAGCCGTCCAGCGATACCAAGACCGGTACCGCCGGTTGGTACAACTCCGCCGCATTCGACAAGCTCGCCAAGCAGGCTGGCCTGTACAGCAAGTCGATCAATGGCGACGCGTTCTCTGACGAAACTCGCGCGCGTGCGATCGAGTTGATCAAACAGGAGATGGGCGGCCAGATCGACCTGGTGGTTTATTCGCTGGCATCGCCCGTGCGCAAGCTACCGGCTACCGGTGAACTCGTTCGCTCTTCGCTCAAGACCATCGGTGAAACATTTACGGCATCGTCGGTCGACACCAATCGCGACACCGTCGTGCAGGTATCGGTGGAACCCGCGACCGAGCAGGAGATCAAGGACACCGTCACCGTCATGGGTGGCGAAGACTGGGCGCTGTGGATCGAAGCGTTGAGCAAGGCGGGCGTGCTCGCCGATCACGCCAAAACCGTGGCCTATAGCTACGTCGGCACGGAAATCACCTGGCCGATCTATTGGCACGGCACGCTGGGCCAAGCCAAGCAGCATCTGGACAACACCGCGCGCAACCTGCGCAGCCAGTACGCCGCGCAGCATCTCGACGCCTATGTCGGCGTGATGAAGTCTGTCGTCACTCAAGCCAGCGCCGCCATTCCGGTGATCCCGCTGTACGTCTCCATGGTGTTCCGCATCATGAAGGAGAAGGGCATCCACGAAGGCACGATCGAGCAGATCAACCGTCTGTTCCATGATCGCCTGTACCGTCAGGACGCCAAGACGCCGGACACCGATAGCGAAGGCCGCCTGCGCCTGGACGACTGGGAGCTGCGCGACGATGTGCAGCAGGCCTGCAAGGACATGTGGCCGACCGTGACCACCGATAATCTGTGGGAACAGACCGACTACGCAGGCTACAGGCAGGATTTTCTGCGCCTGTTCGGTTTCAAGCGCAAGGACGTCGACTACGATGCCGACGTCGATCCGAACGTGACCTTCGACGTCGTCGAGCTGTAA
- a CDS encoding HAD family hydrolase, giving the protein MNLALFDFDGTITTREMYRDFIQVAVPRHRRAFGAFLFAPMVVGYKLGWISGSVIRAAVVAYGLRGVTEVAIDEAGRSFARNALPGVLRVNAMERIQWHKSQGDRIVVVSGALDVYLSHWCREHELELICTSLEAKDGRLTGRHRGKQCVGKEKAQRILQALDLQTFPTIYAYGDTKEDLDMLGLAHKKFYRWCEMG; this is encoded by the coding sequence ATGAATCTCGCACTGTTTGATTTCGACGGAACGATCACGACTCGCGAGATGTATCGCGACTTCATCCAGGTCGCCGTGCCACGGCATCGTCGTGCGTTCGGAGCCTTCCTGTTCGCCCCCATGGTGGTGGGCTACAAGCTCGGCTGGATCTCCGGCTCGGTGATTCGCGCGGCAGTGGTCGCCTATGGGCTGCGCGGTGTTACCGAAGTGGCGATCGATGAAGCCGGCAGGAGCTTCGCGCGCAATGCCTTGCCTGGCGTCCTGCGCGTCAACGCCATGGAACGGATCCAATGGCACAAATCCCAGGGTGACCGCATCGTGGTCGTCTCCGGTGCGCTGGATGTCTACCTCTCGCATTGGTGCCGTGAGCATGAGCTCGAGCTGATATGCACTTCGCTCGAAGCAAAAGATGGTCGCTTGACCGGTCGCCACCGCGGTAAACAATGCGTGGGCAAGGAAAAAGCGCAACGCATCCTGCAGGCGCTCGACCTTCAGACATTCCCCACGATCTACGCCTACGGCGACACCAAGGAAGACCTGGATATGCTGGGCCTGGCGCACAAGAAGTTCTATCGTTGGTGCGAAATGGGTTGA
- a CDS encoding DeoR family transcriptional regulator codes for MDPRLNRRQEELVAIVQREGFAAVDQLAAHFDVAPQTIRRDLNLLADCGLLRRYHGGVGAPSSVENVAYAARQGLQQAEKQRIAASIASQIPDGASLFINLGTTNEVVGRALLEHRGLRVITNNLNIAIALSDNPTFEVIVAGGVVRGRDHGVTGEATIELVRQFKVDYGIIGISGIELDGTLLDFDFHEVRVAQAIIEHSRQVFLGADHSKIGRNAMVRLGDFSHVDAWFTDRQPPEALLPVLEAAGTQLHIAEGDPE; via the coding sequence ATGGATCCACGACTCAACCGACGCCAGGAAGAACTGGTGGCGATCGTGCAGCGCGAAGGCTTCGCCGCGGTGGACCAGCTCGCCGCGCATTTCGACGTCGCACCGCAGACGATCCGTCGCGATCTGAACCTGCTGGCCGATTGCGGCCTGCTCCGTCGCTATCACGGTGGCGTGGGTGCACCGTCGAGCGTGGAGAACGTGGCCTATGCTGCGCGCCAAGGCCTGCAACAGGCGGAAAAGCAGCGTATCGCGGCATCGATCGCCAGCCAGATCCCGGATGGCGCGTCCCTTTTCATCAATCTGGGCACGACCAACGAAGTGGTCGGCCGCGCCCTGCTCGAACATCGCGGCCTGCGCGTCATTACCAACAACCTCAATATCGCGATCGCGCTCAGCGACAACCCGACCTTCGAGGTCATCGTCGCCGGCGGGGTAGTGCGCGGCCGCGACCATGGCGTTACCGGCGAAGCGACGATCGAGCTGGTCCGTCAGTTCAAGGTGGACTACGGCATCATCGGTATTTCCGGTATCGAGCTCGACGGTACGCTGCTCGACTTCGATTTCCATGAAGTGCGCGTCGCCCAGGCCATCATCGAACACTCGCGCCAGGTGTTCCTCGGCGCGGACCACAGCAAGATCGGCCGTAACGCGATGGTGCGGCTCGGCGACTTCTCGCACGTCGACGCGTGGTTTACCGATCGTCAGCCGCCGGAGGCACTCTTGCCCGTACTCGAAGCGGCCGGCACCCAGCTGCATATCGCCGAGGGCGACCCCGAGTAG
- the glpD gene encoding glycerol-3-phosphate dehydrogenase, with protein sequence MVEQVDVLVVGGGVNGVGIARDAVGRGLSVWLCERDDLAAHTSSASTKLIHGGLRYLEQFEFALVGKALAEREVLLRAAPHIIWPLRFVLPHQPHLRPAWMIRIGLFLYDHLGRGRRTLPGSRRVRFGKHVTGEPLRDEFTQGFVYSDAWVQDARLVVLNAMDAARRGATIETHTRCVSATRESDGWVAELESRDGRRYTVRAKALVNAAGPWAASFLDNVAHIKHEHSLRLIKGSHIVVPKLYDHRYAYIFQQPDRRIVFAIPYERDFTLIGTTDIEYKDDPSHPVISDEETHYLCDAANRYFKKQLTIADVVWSYSGVRPLLQDEAGSASEVTRDYQLDLDTNGPPLLNVFGGKLTTFRKLSEEAVDRLAPLLGNNKPAWTADAKPLPGGGERDIDGLLEDIRSSRPWLSEAFAWRLVHSYGTRARDLLGEAGSLAALGEHFGADLYQAEVDYLVRHEWVTEVEDILWRRSKLGLRIEKEGVARLAAYLEKRA encoded by the coding sequence GTGGTCGAGCAGGTCGATGTACTGGTGGTCGGCGGTGGCGTGAACGGCGTAGGCATCGCCCGCGATGCCGTGGGCCGAGGACTCTCCGTCTGGCTGTGCGAGCGTGACGACCTGGCGGCGCACACCTCCAGTGCCAGCACCAAGCTGATTCATGGTGGCCTGCGCTATCTCGAGCAGTTCGAGTTCGCCCTGGTCGGCAAGGCCCTGGCCGAGCGTGAGGTGCTGCTACGTGCGGCGCCGCACATCATCTGGCCGTTGCGCTTCGTCCTGCCCCATCAGCCGCATCTGCGGCCGGCCTGGATGATTCGCATCGGCCTGTTCCTCTACGACCATCTGGGTCGCGGTCGTCGCACCTTGCCCGGCTCGCGCCGGGTCCGCTTCGGCAAGCATGTCACCGGCGAACCGTTGCGCGACGAATTCACTCAAGGCTTCGTCTATTCCGACGCCTGGGTGCAGGACGCACGCCTGGTCGTGCTCAACGCCATGGATGCCGCGCGTCGCGGTGCGACGATCGAAACACATACGCGCTGTGTCAGCGCGACACGCGAAAGCGATGGTTGGGTGGCCGAGTTGGAATCGCGCGACGGGCGTCGCTACACCGTGCGCGCAAAAGCGCTGGTGAATGCGGCAGGACCATGGGCTGCTTCGTTTCTCGACAACGTTGCGCACATCAAGCACGAGCACTCGCTGCGCCTGATCAAAGGCAGCCACATCGTCGTGCCGAAGCTGTACGACCATCGCTACGCCTATATCTTCCAGCAACCGGATCGCCGCATCGTCTTTGCCATTCCCTACGAGCGCGATTTCACGCTGATCGGTACGACCGACATCGAGTACAAGGACGATCCCTCGCATCCGGTCATCAGCGACGAAGAGACGCACTATCTCTGCGATGCGGCCAATCGTTATTTCAAGAAGCAGCTGACCATCGCCGATGTTGTGTGGAGCTACAGTGGCGTGCGTCCGCTGTTGCAGGACGAAGCGGGCAGCGCGTCGGAAGTCACACGCGACTATCAGCTCGATCTCGATACGAATGGTCCTCCGCTGCTCAATGTCTTCGGCGGAAAGCTCACCACCTTCCGCAAGCTGTCCGAAGAAGCTGTCGATCGGCTCGCTCCGTTGCTTGGTAACAACAAGCCGGCATGGACGGCCGATGCGAAACCGCTGCCGGGTGGCGGTGAACGCGATATCGACGGCTTGCTCGAAGACATCCGTTCGAGTCGTCCTTGGCTGTCCGAAGCCTTTGCATGGCGACTCGTGCACAGCTACGGCACACGTGCGCGTGACCTGCTTGGCGAAGCCGGCAGCCTCGCTGCGCTGGGCGAGCATTTCGGCGCCGATCTGTATCAGGCGGAAGTCGATTACCTGGTGCGTCACGAATGGGTGACAGAGGTCGAGGATATTCTGTGGCGTCGTAGCAAGTTAGGTTTGCGCATCGAAAAAGAAGGCGTCGCACGCCTCGCGGCCTACCTGGAAAAGCGTGCATAA
- a CDS encoding MIP/aquaporin family protein encodes MMRQQIGELISEALAMFIIIAFGDSVACMYVLYDPSPYQNAYWGVCIAWGLAVTIAIYATGSVSGTHANPAVTLALALFRDFSWSKVVPYWIAQVIGAFLGASVVYVLFGPVIDHYNEVHQLTREAGGAAGVFFTHPGLAITPMHALLDQIILTAFLLFGIFAITEQYNEMAPGANSGALMIGLLVATIGASMGYLEAWAINPARDFGPRLFAYFAGWGRSALPSPDNYWWVPIVGPLIGGVVGGAAYQYLVHPFLPARQRALEQQRQSASVNSAQ; translated from the coding sequence ATCATGCGGCAGCAAATCGGCGAGTTGATATCTGAAGCCTTGGCCATGTTCATCATCATTGCCTTTGGCGATTCGGTGGCATGCATGTACGTGCTCTACGACCCGAGCCCTTACCAGAACGCCTATTGGGGCGTCTGCATCGCCTGGGGCCTGGCGGTGACGATCGCGATCTACGCCACCGGTTCGGTGTCGGGGACGCATGCCAATCCGGCAGTGACGCTCGCGCTGGCCTTGTTCCGCGACTTCTCATGGTCGAAGGTCGTGCCGTACTGGATCGCGCAGGTGATCGGTGCCTTCCTCGGAGCAAGCGTCGTCTACGTGTTGTTTGGCCCCGTGATCGACCATTACAACGAGGTGCATCAGCTCACCCGCGAGGCCGGAGGGGCCGCCGGGGTGTTCTTCACACACCCGGGCCTGGCGATTACGCCGATGCATGCATTGCTGGATCAGATCATCCTTACCGCGTTTCTGCTGTTCGGCATCTTTGCGATCACCGAGCAGTACAACGAGATGGCGCCGGGCGCCAACTCCGGTGCGTTGATGATCGGCCTGCTGGTAGCGACGATCGGTGCGTCGATGGGTTATCTCGAAGCCTGGGCGATCAATCCGGCGCGTGATTTCGGCCCGCGTCTTTTCGCGTATTTCGCCGGCTGGGGACGCTCGGCGCTGCCCAGTCCGGACAATTACTGGTGGGTGCCGATCGTCGGTCCGCTGATCGGCGGTGTCGTCGGTGGCGCGGCCTATCAGTATCTCGTGCATCCGTTCCTGCCGGCACGTCAGCGCGCGCTCGAACAACAGCGCCAGTCGGCTTCCGTCAATTCGGCTCAGTGA
- the glpK gene encoding glycerol kinase GlpK: protein MNKRYILAIDQGTTSSRTILFDHDGNIVGTAQREFPQIFPQPGWVEHNPREIMTSVLVTMTEVINQTGVDPASINGIGITNQRETAVVWDKATGQPIYNAIVWQSRQTAEICEQIKADGHDGLFREKTGLLVDAYFSGTKVKWILDKVEGARERAKKGELLFGTIDTWLIWNLTGGKVHVTDYTNASRTLMYDIYKRDWDDELLKILDVPRAMLPEVKSSSEVYGNVQAKHFFGHEVPIAGIAGDQQAALFGQACFEPGMAKNTYGTGCFMLMNTGDKAVRSKNGLLTTIAWGVDGKVEYALEGSIFVAGSVIQWLRDGLRMLGKASDSQDYAERARDNDGVYFVPAFVGLGAPYWRSDVRGAVFGLSRGTTKEQFIRAALESMAYQTRDVLEAMQSDSGIQLKELRADGGAIANDFMAQFQADILDVTLLRPKVQETTAQGAAYLAGLAVGFWESRDDISRRWAVDRQFKPSMQKDRREELYAGWKQAVQATMGFKPAKDKSD from the coding sequence ATGAACAAGCGATACATACTGGCGATCGACCAGGGCACCACCAGCTCGCGCACTATCCTGTTCGACCACGACGGCAATATCGTCGGCACCGCACAGCGCGAATTCCCGCAGATCTTTCCGCAGCCGGGCTGGGTCGAACACAACCCGCGCGAGATCATGACCAGCGTGCTGGTCACGATGACCGAGGTGATCAATCAGACCGGCGTCGATCCGGCCAGCATCAACGGTATCGGCATCACCAATCAGCGCGAAACCGCCGTAGTCTGGGACAAGGCCACCGGCCAGCCGATCTACAACGCCATCGTGTGGCAATCGCGCCAGACCGCGGAAATCTGCGAGCAGATCAAGGCAGATGGTCATGATGGGTTATTCCGCGAAAAGACCGGGCTACTGGTCGACGCTTATTTTTCCGGCACCAAGGTGAAGTGGATACTCGACAAGGTCGAGGGTGCACGCGAGCGTGCGAAGAAAGGCGAGTTGCTGTTCGGCACGATCGACACCTGGCTGATCTGGAATCTCACCGGTGGCAAGGTACACGTCACCGACTACACCAACGCCTCGCGCACCCTGATGTACGACATCTACAAGCGCGACTGGGACGACGAGCTGCTCAAGATCCTCGACGTGCCGCGTGCGATGTTGCCCGAGGTGAAGTCGTCGAGCGAGGTTTACGGCAACGTCCAGGCCAAGCATTTCTTCGGCCATGAAGTGCCTATCGCGGGCATCGCCGGCGATCAGCAGGCGGCGCTGTTCGGGCAGGCGTGTTTCGAGCCGGGCATGGCCAAGAACACCTATGGCACCGGTTGCTTCATGCTCATGAATACGGGCGACAAGGCGGTTCGTTCCAAGAACGGTTTGCTCACGACGATTGCCTGGGGCGTCGATGGCAAGGTCGAGTATGCATTGGAGGGCAGCATCTTCGTCGCCGGCTCGGTGATCCAGTGGTTGCGCGATGGTTTGCGCATGTTGGGCAAGGCGAGCGATTCGCAGGACTACGCCGAACGGGCGCGCGACAACGACGGCGTTTATTTTGTGCCGGCATTTGTTGGCCTGGGTGCGCCGTATTGGCGTAGCGATGTGCGCGGCGCGGTGTTCGGTTTGTCGCGTGGCACGACCAAGGAGCAGTTCATCCGCGCCGCGTTGGAGTCGATGGCGTATCAGACACGCGATGTGCTCGAAGCGATGCAGAGCGACTCGGGCATCCAGCTGAAGGAGTTGCGCGCGGACGGCGGCGCGATCGCCAACGATTTCATGGCGCAGTTCCAGGCGGATATTCTCGATGTAACGCTCTTGCGTCCGAAGGTGCAGGAAACGACGGCGCAGGGCGCTGCGTATCTTGCCGGGCTTGCCGTGGGCTTCTGGGAGAGTCGAGACGATATTTCCAGGCGCTGGGCAGTGGATCGTCAGTTCAAGCCGTCGATGCAGAAGGATCGGCGTGAAGAGCTGTATGCGGGGTGGAAGCAGGCAGTGCAGGCGACGATGGGGTTCAAGCCGGCTAAGGATAAGAGCGATTGA